A part of Aspergillus flavus chromosome 1, complete sequence genomic DNA contains:
- a CDS encoding 60S ribosomal protein uL2 (60S ribosomal protein L8): MGRVIRNQRKGRGSIFTANTRLNKAPAQFRTLDYAERHGYTRGVVKEIIHDPGRGAPLAKVQFRHPYKFKHVTETFIANEGMYTGQFIYAGKNAALTVGNVLPLSSVPEGTVVTNVEEKAGDRGALGRTSGNYVTVIGHNPEDGKTRIKLPSGAKKVVKSTSRGMVGIVAGGGRTDKPLLKASRAKHKFAVKRNSWPKTRGVAMNPVDHPHGGGNHQHIGKASTISRYAAQGQKAGLIAARRTGLLRGTQKTKD, encoded by the exons ATGGGTCGCGTGATCCGCAACCAGAGGAAGGGTCGTGGATCCATTTTCA CGGCCAACACCCGTCTCAACAAGGCCCCTGCTCAGTTCCGTACCCTTGACTACGCTGAGCGCCATGGATACACCCGGGGTGTTGTGAAGGAGATCATCCACGACCCCGGCCGTGGTGCTCCTCTCGCTAAGGTCCAGTTCCGTCACCCTTACAAGTTCAAGCACGTTACCGAGACCTTCATCGCCAACGAGGGAATGTACACTGGCCAGTTCATCTACGCCGGAAAGAACGCCGCCCTGACCGTCGGCAACgtcctccctctttcctccGTTCCTGAGGGTACCGTCGTCACCAACGTCGAGGAGAAGGCTGGTGACCGTGGTGCTCTTGGTCGTACCTCTGGTAACTACGTTACCGTCATTGGCCACAACCCCGAGGATGGCAAGACCAGAATCAAGCTTCCTAGCGGTGCCAAGAAGGTTGTGAAGAGCACCTCCCGTGGTATGGTCGGTATCgttgctggtggtggtcgtACCGACAAGCCTTTGCTCA AGGCTTCTCGTGCCAAGCACAAGTTCGCTGTTAAGCGCAACTCTTGGCCCAAGACTCGTGGTGTTGCCATGAACCCCGTTGATCAC CCTCACGGTGGTGGTAACCACCAGCACATTGGTAAGGCTTCTACCATCTCCCGCTACGCCGCCCAGGGTCAAAAAGCCGGTCTTATCGCTGCCCGGAGAACCGGTCTGCTCCGTGGTACCCAGAAGACCAAGGACTAA
- a CDS encoding uncharacterized protein (fungal protein of unknown function-domain containing protein) — MTDPALGIAETIQTASINPEPSPSHDINPPTASSEKQPVAEDAPSEAGSISSDIVDPHRMIRPAPRRHHLPPMPDLRFEQSYLASIRGAETWGRVAWITVRDQVLLPLVQGTLWTLALSGWRFWNRNASLSGQTLGSRIRRWWYEVNNWKLPPLPSTKDRKLAAQAEDFYKTQFSNAGAD; from the exons ATGACTGATCCAGCCTTAGGAATTGCCGAGACCATTCAGACGGCCTCCATCAATCCGGAACCATCCCCAAGTCATGACATCAATCCTCCGACCGCATCTTCGGAGAAGCAGCCTGTCGCTGAAGATGCGCCATCCGAGGCTGGCAGCATCTCATCCGACATCGTGGACCCCCATCGAATGATCAGACCCGCTCCAAGAcggcatcatcttcctccaatGCCTGATTTGCGCTTCGAACAAAGTTATCTGGCCAGCATACGGGGTGCTGAGACTTGGGGTCGTGTTGCATGGATCACCGTTCGAGATCAG gtTCTTCTCCCTCTAGTCCAAGGTACCCTCTGGACCCTTGCTCTCTCCGGTTGGCGATTCTGGAACCGCAACGCGTCTCTCAGCGGCCAAACATTGGGCAGCAGAATTCGACGATGGTGGTACGAAGTAAATAATTGGAAGctccctcccctcccctcaaCGAAGGACCGTAAACTTGCTGCACAGGCGGAAGAC TTCTATAAGACTCAGTTCTCAAATGCCGGTGCCGATTAG
- a CDS encoding putative pfkB family carbohydrate kinase (adenosine kinase, putative), with product MAATQGYPFLCLENPLLDIQVVGDAALLQKYGLKDNDAILAEDKHMGLYEELLQNDDAKLIAGGAAQNTARGAQYILPDNSVLYIGCVGRDKYADILKDTCTKAGVHTEYRVDDAQPTGKCGVIITGHNRSMCTHLAAANEYKLEHLKQPQIWSLVEKAQVYYVGGYHLTVCVPAIQALGEEAAAKNKIFMLSLSAPFIPEFFKDQLDSVLPYTDYTFCNETEARAYSKSHQWDTDDVVEIAKKLAQLPKKNNSRPRVAIVTQGTLPTVAATVKPNGEVEVKEFSVVEIPKDSINDTNGAGDAFAGGFCAGVVQGKSLEESMDMGQWLASLSIQELGPSFPFPKKAYTPTNRS from the exons ATGGCTGCCACTCAAGGatacccttttctttgcttggaGAACCCTCTCCTCG ACATCCAAGTTGTTGG TGATgctgctcttcttcagaagTATGGTCTGAAGGACAACGATGCTATCCTCGCTGAGGACAAGCATATGGGGCTCTACGAGGAGCTTCTGCAGAACGATGATGCTAAGTTGATTGCCGGTGGTGCCGCCCAGAACACTGCCCGTGGCGCTCAG TACATTCTCCCGGACAACTCCGTTCTCTACATTGGATGTGTCGGCCGTGACAAGTACGCCGATATCCTGAAGGACACCTGCACCAAGGCTGGTGTGCACACCGAGTACCGTGTGGACGATGCCCAGCCTACCGGCAAGTGCGGCGTGATCATCACTGGCCACAACCGTAGCATGTGCACCCACCTTGCTGCGGCTAACGAGTACAAGTTGGAGCACCTTAAGCAGCCTCAGATCTGGTCTCTTGTTGAGAAGGCTCAGGTGTACTATGTCGGTGGCTACCACCTTACCGTGTGTGTGCCCGCTATCCAGGCTCTTGGTGAAGAGGCTGCTGCAAAGAACAAG ATCTTCATGCTCTCTCTTTCGGCCCCTTTCATCCCTGAGTTCTTCAAGGACCAGTTGGACAGTGTGCTGCCCTACACTGACTACACCTTCTGTAATGAGACTGAGGCTCGTGCTTACTCCAAGAGCCACCAATGGGATACGGATGATGTCGTTGAGATCGCCAAGAAATTGGCTCAGCtgcccaagaagaacaacagcCGCCCAAGAGTTGCCATTGTGACTCAGGGTACTCTCCCTACTGTAGCTGCTACCGTTAAGCCCAACGGCGAAGTTGAGGTTAAGGAGTTCAGCGTTGTTGAGATCCCTAAGGACAGCATCAACGACACCAACGGTGCCGG TGATGCCTTCGCTGGTGGTTTCTGTGCTGGTGTTGTGCAAGGCAAGTCTCTTGAAGAGAGCATGGACATGGGCCAGTGGCTCGCCAGCCTTAGCATCCAAGAGTTGGGGCCTTC tttccccttccctaAGAAGGCTTACACTCCCACCAACCGGTCGTAA
- a CDS encoding C2H2 transcription factor — translation MEDERTSPGKVRKKSTPANRKSLSCEYCSRSFARLEHLQRHLRTHTKEKPFSCDICSKSFARSDLLVRHERLVHPAEAAANREHRNNSNHDVPQTPSSIIQPTHQESRMLELADAIPVQTQPVPQPPPEVQVQAPPIVETTHFNPSWGYDLNLLSHAASHVALEGQQESLESMRKPSQNVGPPQPLSQVPERAITDNYGVEPSFLDLTDLGDPVQDFTVFLESVGLSSDWDSGVFSSVEEPMLTANIPIDSKPPIRESARLGADMMSDPRGPADEPPSFSNFGSRLPSLQPEPQDVDDRLVFGDEGPRPAWDISNTDRQIFLSKLEEFAYILPKGFIPPSRHALSRFFAGYINGLNEHLPFLHVPTLSVAKCSPELTLALAAAGSHYRFENNRGIELFHASKAILLQRLQRRDSKQVQCPSWNFVSPPSGFHDSRGSTTPSNNANSPFQQHHIPHPVESPSGYAPQDSDAHMEVIRTFLLLTVFASWERHPELLREILSLQSTLARLVREHGLTEPTPSADPNNWEEWVRREGNRRTKFIVYCFFNLHSIMYNIPPLILNAELKLNMPCSHDVWKANNATQWRRVMRSRHGPEVSFQEAFAKLFVKPNLSNSSTPISPLGNYILIHALIQQIFFARQLCLSAPMMQGTSLRQEDLSTLDNSLSAWKALWKRTPESSIDPQNPAGPIAFTSTALLGLAYIRLHVDLGPCRRLITQDPVRIARALGESPPVARSPRLIMALLHSAHALSIPVRLGIDFVARTHSFFWSIQHSLCSLECAFLLSRWLLSIPVTQAEQRLSEHERKLLLWIKSMMDETDMAVDPPGAPDVDFLANPYKAKQLSIAIVRVWARTFKGNTSWAIVDLVGSSLEAYADLLETQL, via the exons ATGGAGGACGAGAGAACTTCCCCTGGGAAAGTGAGAAAGAAGTCCACTCCCGCCAACCGGAAGTCCCTGTCTTGCGAATATTGCAGCAGGTCTTTTGCGCGTCTGGAGCATCTCCAACGCCATCTCCGCACAC ACACGAAAGAAAAGCCTTTTTCATGTGACATATGCTCCAAATCTTTTGCAAGAAG CGATCTGCTCGTACGACATGAGCGACTAGTTCATCCAGCGGAGGCAGCAGCCAATCGCGAACATCGAAACAATAGCAATCACGATGTCCCTCAGACCCCGTCATCCATAATACAACCGACCCACCAAGAGTCGCGCATGCTAGAGCTTGCAGATGCCATTCCAGTTCAAACACAACCAGTTCCGCAGCCCCCACCAGAGGTGCAGGTCCAAGCTCCTCCAATAGTCGAAACAACTCATTTCAACCCATCCTGGGGGTACGACCTAAACCTGCTCTCCCATGCTGCTAGTCATGTGGCTCTTGAGGGCCAGCAGGAAAGCCTCGAGTCGATGCGTAAGCCCTCGCAGAACGTAGGTCCCCCCCAGCCGTTGTCTCAGGTTCCGGAGAGAGCGATCACAGACAATTATGGCGTCGAACCTTCTTTCCTGGATCTCACAGACTTAGGCGACCCCGTCCAAGACTTTACCGTCTTCTTGGAAAGCGTTGGCCTTTCTTCTGATTGGGACTCTGGCGTATTCTCGTCGGTGGAAGAGCCTATGTTGACGGCAAATATTCCAATTGACTCAAAGCCACCTATTCGCGAAAGTGCGAGACTTGGGGCAGATATGATGAGTGATCCGCGTGGCCCAGCTGACGAGCCACCgtctttttctaattttgGATCCCGGCTACCGTCTCTACAGCCAGAGCCGCAAGACGTTGATGATCGTCTTGTGTTTGGTGACGAAGGCCCGCGTCCAGCTTGGGATATTTCGAATACAGATCGTcaaatctttctttctaaaCTCGAGGAATTTGCTTATATTCTCCCCAAGGGCTTTATCCCACCATCGAGACATGCTCTGTCGCGCTTCTTTGCTGGCTACATAAACGGACTAAACGAACACCTCCCATTCCTCCATGTACCGACACTGTCGGTCGCAAAATGCTCCCCTGAGCTCACCCTCGCTTTAGCAGCTGCAGGATCTCATTACCGGTTTGAAAACAATCGAGGAATCGAGCTTTTCCATGCCTCGAAAGCCATTCTTCTGCAGCGCCTCCAGAGAAGGGATAGCAAGCAAGTGCAATGTCCTTCATGGAATTTTGTCTCCCCGCCATCCGGTTTTCACGATTCAAGGGGCTCCACTACTCCTTCCAACAACGCCAATAGCCCGTTTCAGCAACATCATATCCCGCATCCAGTGGAGTCACCCTCGGGCTACGCCCCCCAAGATTCGGACGCTCACATGGAAGTAATCAGGACCTTCCTACTGCTCACAGTGTTTGCTTCTTGGGAAAGACATCCTGAACTATTGCGGgaaattctttctcttcagaGCACATTGGCTCGACTTGTCAGAGAACATGGACTTACTGAGCCAACCCCTAGTGCCGATCCCAACAACTGGGAAGAGTGGGTACGAAGAGAAGGTAACAGGCGCACAAAGTTCATTGTATACTGCTTCTTCAATTTACATTCTATCATGTACAACATTCCACCGTTGATTCTGAACGCAGAGCTGAAACTGAACATGCCATGCTCACACGACGTTTGGAAAGCCAACAACGCAACCCAGTGGCGGCGGGTCATGCGTTCACGACATGGGCCGGAAGTTTCATTTCAAGAAGCTTTCGCTAAGCTATTCGTCAAGCCCAATTTATCAAATTCATCGACACCCATATCACCGCTTGGGAATTACATTCTCATACATGCCCTTATTCAACAAATATTTTTTGCCCGCCAGCTTTGTTTGTCTGCACCAATGATGCAAGGCACCAGCCTAAGGCAGGAAGATTTGTCCACTTTGGACAATTCTTTAAGTGCTTGGAAAGCATTGTGGAAGCGCACGCCAGAATCTAGCATTGACCCTCAAAACCCAGCAGGCCCAATAGCATTCACGTCGACTGCCCTTCTTGGGCTCGCCTATATTAGGTTACACGTTGATTTAGGTCCCTGCCGCCGCCTCATTACCCAGGACCCGGTTCGGATCGCCAGGGCTCTAGGTGAATCTCCACCTGTAGCACGGAGCCCGCGCCTCATCATGGCTTTACTGCATTCTGCGCACGCACTTTCCATCCCGGTTCGCCTCGGAATAGACTTCGTAGCGCGGACCCATTCATTTTTTTGGAGTATTCAGCACTCCCTTTGTAGCCTGGAATGTGCATTTCTTCTAAGTCGGTGGTTACTATCCATACCGGTGACGCAGGCAGAACAAAGATTGTCAGAGCATGAGCGGAAGTTGCTCTTATGGATTAAGAGTATGATGGATGAGACTGACATGGCCGTTGATCCGCCAGGCGCACCTGATGTGGACTTTCTTGCTAATCCCTATAAGGCAAAGCAACTCAGCATTGCTATTGTTCGAGTATGGGCGAGGACATTCAAAGGGAATACAAGCTGGGCGATAGTGGACTTGGTCGGGTCGAGCTTGGAAGCTTATGCAGATCTTCTGGAAACACAGCTCTGA
- a CDS encoding putative DNA repair and transcription factor Ada (adenosine deaminase), which yields MDQENLPLKLPRLPRCASPTLSATARWQAVVHRDATAVSFVYAVLTTKIYCRPSCPARLARRANVQFYDTPSQAEKAGFRPCKRCKPQTLLAVNPQAQMIQRACKTIQAEIATGSKPTLRELANQACLTPSHFHRVFKKLVGVTPGQYAVTILKGDPRGPLDDCSRNLNITELKPWGTGSNNHEPFLSSGLEGAHRFNSGDTMHWNDFDTLIAAEAEIESEFDAQFMEDFILLPMEDAAGVAEHHGKDIGDVLVQHKQTSRLDGAIHPAGVETVMPC from the coding sequence ATGGATCAGGAGAATCTGCCCCTGAAACTACCTCGCCTACCTCGTTGTGCCTCGCCGACCCTGTCCGCTACTGCCCGCTGGCAGGCAGTGGTCCACCGAGATGCAACAGCCGTATCATTTGTGTACGCTGTATTAACGACCAAAATATATTGCCGACCATCATGTCCAGCTCGTCTCGCCCGGAGAGCAAATGTCCAATTTTACGACACGCCCTCGCAGGCCGAAAAAGCAGGTTTCAGACCCTGTAAGCGCTGCAAACCCCAAACCCTGTTAGCGGTTAATCCCCAGGCCCAAATGATTCAGAGGGCATGTAAAACCATCCAGGCAGAGATAGCAACTGGGTCCAAACCAACATTGCGGGAACTTGCCAATCAGGCATGCCTCACGCCAAGTCACTTCCATCGGGTGTTCAAAAAGCTCGTAGGCGTCACGCCCGGGCAATACGCGGTTACCATTCTCAAGGGTGACCCTAGGGGTCCCCTGGATGACTGCAGCCGAAATTTGAACATTACGGAATTGAAACCATGGGGTACGGGCTCCAATAACCATGAGCCCTTCCTGTCTAGCGGCTTGGAGGGTGCTCATAGATTCAATTCTGGAGATACTATGCACTGGAATGATTTTGACACTTTGATAGCCGCGGAGGCTGAGATTGAGTCTGAGTTCGATGCCCAGTTTATGGAGGACTTCATCTTGTTACCCATGGAAGATGCCGCTGGTGTCGCTGAGCACCATGGCAAAGATATAGGGGATGTCCTGGTGCAACACAAACAAACAAGTCGCCTGGACGGGGCCATTCACCCTGCAGGCGTGGAGACTGTCATGCCATGCTGA